The window acccaggtgcccccagtctccattctttcttccctGCTGGGCTGTGGCGCCAGGCTGGGGTCTGCTGGCTTGGTATATTGTAGAGATTGGGTCTGTGCCTGTTAGTGGGCAgggaaatctttgaaaagaaatgcgGGCCAGgattgatttgtgtgtgtgtgtgtgtgtgtgtgtgtgtgtgagagagagagagagagagagagattgaggtaGAGACCTATGAaggttctctttcatttttttaagatttaatttattttagagaggaggctgaggggcatagggagagagaatcttaagcagactccacactgtgtgcagagcctgatgcacagggtttgatctcacaatctgagccaaaaccaagtgggacacttaactgattacacctccccccaggcaccccaagaaggtTCTTATATTTCACAGCTGTGTATGCCAAAAATGGTCTTGGACAAGCAAGCAGTTGTCTCCTGGCTGTCTCACTCTGCTgcatcctttctccctcccctaccAAAGCCATACTAGGACCTCCAGACCTACAAGGGCTGTACAGAGCTGGCTGGTCCAAGTTTGATGGGTGTGGGATACACAGGCCTGAGGATGGGTGCCCATGAAGGCAGGGTAGGCCTGACTAGGAGATGATTCCTTTGCAGCTCACCTTGGACAATGTCACTTGGTGGAGAAGGACTGTGAGATCGTGGCTGGAGTCCAGGCTGTAGCCACCTGCCTGCTACTGCCCAGCTGAGTGGCAGCCCAGAACCCAGGAGCAGCAAGTGGCTGTAGGTCACAGACAGAGTGAAGATATGAGTGTAGGGGTGgacacctgcccctggctcccaggcacagacacagatACGGTCACGTCTACCTTCTCCCTTGTGGACTATGTGGTGTTTGTCCTGCTGCTGGTTTTCTCACTTGCTATTGGCCTCTACCATGCCTTTCGGGGCTGGGGCCAGCACACCGTTGGCCAACTACTCATGGCGGACCGCAAAATGAGCTGTCTTCCTGTGGCTCTGTCCCTGCTGGCCACTTTCCAATCAGCTGTGGCCATCTTGGGTGTGCCATCTGAGATCTACCGATTTGGGACCCAGTATTGGTTCCTGGGCTGCTCCTATTTCCTGGGCCTGCTGATCCCTGCACATGTCTTCATCCCTGTCTTCTATCGCCTGCATCTCACCAGTGCCTATGAGGtaagcagggaggaagaggagtaCATAGGACCATTAGGATCAgggatgggaagaaggaagagggcaTATATGAGGAGTCTGGGCCCCTGGACCTCTTCTGCCTAATGAGAGTGATGGCACACATCATGTTTCCAAGTTCTTTCTGGGTGAAGTCAGATGAGGGGAAGGAGGGTGCTGTGCTGAGAGGCCCAGAACAGACAGGAGTTGGATATTTCTTTGTGTTCTGGGCTTCTTGAGGGAAGTTGTGGATGAATTGTGGGGATAGAGTGGGGaagaatactttatttatttatatatatgcgtATACATTCTAGTACTTGGAGCTCCGATTCAATAAAGCTGTGCGGGTTTGTGGGACCGTGACTTTCATCTTCCAGATGGTAAGTAGAAATGAGGGTATAATTTGAGCCTGAGATATGGTAGCGGGACTCAGACTCCAGTATATTGAAGTATTCTGAGCTTTCCCTGCTCTCAGACTGGCAAGATTGAAGGTCCCACTAGGGGTCAGTGTCCCTGAAGTCACCAGAGGCATCCTGCTTCCTATTCTTTCCAGTTCCAGCATAGTCACTTTGGAGGCAGCAAGCCAAGATTTAGAAGGGAGACGGAAGTGAGCCTAGATGAAGGGAGGCCATTAGGATATTGGAGCTGAAGTCCATCTTTTCTCTCTACCCACCCTCATTTCCCTTCCCCCTCACATTCTCTTTTCCACACCCAACAGGTGATCTACATGGGAGTTGTGCTCTATGCACCATCATTGGCCCTCAATGCAGGTGAGGAGTCATAGCCCTTGGCTCTCAGCCACAGCAAGCTGGGAAAACACCTCTGGGAGGGGCAGCTAGAGGAGAGTGCAGAAAAGAATCCAACCTTGGCTAGGAGTTACTTCACTGTATGAGCCCTTGGCTAGTCTCCTAGAGGTACTTCTACCTCTTGGTTCACCTCACTCTGAAAGCTAATCAAAGATTACCATGTCTCATCTGAATTGGTTAATCAGCACCTTTTGGTGGGGTTCaaacattctttttcattgtggtgaatgatttatTTCATCCTTAATTACCAAATGTTTCATGTCTTACTGAGgttttttggtttctctgttGGGAAACCCTCTTCCAAAGATAGGAATGTGGTTTTTATCTGTTTGCAGTGACTGGCTTTGACCTGTGGCTCTCAGTGCTGACCATAGGCATTGTCTGTACTGTCTACACTGCTCTGGTAAGTGTACCAAGTCTTaggagaggtgggggagaagggaggaaataagGGGTGAGGTAAAAGTGTAGATGAAATGGAATAAAGTTCTTAAGTGGGATAAGATACTATGTAGGAGTTGGAATGGGACTTTGGTGGGGGGTAGGATGTAGGAGAGGGGATGGTGTACAAAAgtaggggttggggtgggaaTGATGTCAGCAGAGTCTCAGCAATTATAGCCCTCCCTGGTGACAGTATGGTTCCTTGCTGGTGGTATGGTGTCTTCACTTGTGGGTAGTTTTAAAGACATGTGTGGCAGGCATGCTTTCTTTGCCCTGCAGGGTGGGCTGAAGGCGGTCATCTGGACAGACGTGTTCCAGACGCTGGTCATGTTCCTAGGACAGCTGGTGGTTATTATAGTGGGGTCACGCAAGGTGGGCGGCATGGTGCATGTGTGGGAAGTGGCTTCCAAGCATGGCCGCATCTCTGGGATTGAGTAAGTATACCCCTACCGCAGTGATCTGTAGTGTGTGGGAACCAGCCCATCCTAGGGCCTGAACTCAGGGCTGCGGTAGGCAGAGGACAAACTGTGGAAGCCTTAGGGGCAGCACTGAGACAAGCTGCCACTGCATAGATGGAGAGTGATCACAGGGATCTCgctggtggggaaggagggtcAAAGTGTTTTTAGTACCTGGCATGAGTCTGTGGGGTGGAGGAACGGGACCTATCCTTCATCTTGCTGCAGTGTTTGTTGTGTCTACCTGGTTCTTAACTTCAGTAGCTCCAGTAGCTCCTTAGCCCTGCAGCAGCATCTCCACTCTGTTCAGTACCCCCATTGGAGGAGTTCAAGGAAGACTGTCTGGACCTATGCCACAGTGAGCAATTGGTGTCTGTTGCAGGCTGGATCCAGATCCTTTTGTTCGGCACACTTTCTGGACATTGGCTTTTGGGGGTGTCTTCATGATGCTCTCCTTGTATGGAGTGAACCAGGCTCAGGTGCAGCGCTACCTCAGTTCCCGCACAGAGAAGGCCGCTGTGCTGTGAGTGCAGGGACATGATGTCCAGGGAAGAGGGGTCCCAGTTCCATGGGGCATTTGGGGTTAGGGCAGGATGCCAGAGCACATACACACCCATTGGGGTCAGGATATGGGTCTGTTTTCTGGGGCTCAGAGGCATGCCTAAGGGTGTTGATTAACAGCCTTGGTTTCGTTGGCTCTGGTCTCTTTGCAGCTCCTGCTATGCAGTCTTCCCTTGCCAGCAGGTGGTCCTCTGCATGAGCTGCCTCATTGGCCTGGTCATGTTTGTCTACTACCAGAAGTGTCCCATGAGTACCCAGCAGGCTCAAGCAGCCCCTGACCAGGTGAGAAGTCCTCGGCACCCTTCTGTGCCCATGAGGCCCGAATGGACTCTCACCCTGGGTAGGAAATGGATGTAAGTCGTTTCTCACTGTGGGATACTACAGTCTAGCACATGAAGGTCCCAGCCCCTGGCCAGCATCACCTAATCATAGTGCTCACCCTGCTG of the Vulpes lagopus strain Blue_001 chromosome 5, ASM1834538v1, whole genome shotgun sequence genome contains:
- the SLC5A6 gene encoding sodium-dependent multivitamin transporter isoform X2 produces the protein MSVGVDTCPWLPGTDTDTVTSTFSLVDYVVFVLLLVFSLAIGLYHAFRGWGQHTVGQLLMADRKMSCLPVALSLLATFQSAVAILGVPSEIYRFGTQYWFLGCSYFLGLLIPAHVFIPVFYRLHLTSAYEYLELRFNKAVRVCGTVTFIFQMVIYMGVVLYAPSLALNAVTGFDLWLSVLTIGIVCTVYTALGGLKAVIWTDVFQTLVMFLGQLVVIIVGSRKVGGMVHVWEVASKHGRISGIELDPDPFVRHTFWTLAFGGVFMMLSLYGVNQAQVQRYLSSRTEKAAVLSCYAVFPCQQVVLCMSCLIGLVMFVYYQKCPMSTQQAQAAPDQFVLYFVMDLLKGLPGLPGLFVACLFSGSLSTISSAFNSLATVTMEDLIRPWFPQFSEVQAIMLSRILAFGYGLLCLGMAYISSQMGPVLQAALSIFGMVGGPLLGLFCLGMFFPCANPPGAIVGLLAGLIMAFWIGIGSIVTNMASGMAPSPSNTSSFFLPSNLTTVTMTTLMPSTTLSKPTGLKRLYSLSYLWYSAHNSTTVIVVGLIVSLLTGGMRGRTLNPRTIYPVLPRLLALLPLSCQKRFHCISYSQDLSADTAAFPEKMSNGMLKNSRDEAVAVPEEGSAHQGNSPTFILQETSL
- the SLC5A6 gene encoding sodium-dependent multivitamin transporter isoform X1, encoding MSVGVDTCPWLPGTDTDTVTSTFSLVDYVVFVLLLVFSLAIGLYHAFRGWGQHTVGQLLMADRKMSCLPVALSLLATFQSAVAILGVPSEIYRFGTQYWFLGCSYFLGLLIPAHVFIPVFYRLHLTSAYEYLELRFNKAVRVCGTVTFIFQMVIYMGVVLYAPSLALNAVTGFDLWLSVLTIGIVCTVYTALGGLKAVIWTDVFQTLVMFLGQLVVIIVGSRKVGGMVHVWEVASKHGRISGIELDPDPFVRHTFWTLAFGGVFMMLSLYGVNQAQVQRYLSSRTEKAAVLSCYAVFPCQQVVLCMSCLIGLVMFVYYQKCPMSTQQAQAAPDQFVLYFVMDLLKGLPGLPGLFVACLFSGSLSTISSAFNSLATVTMEDLIRPWFPQFSEVQAIMLSRILAFGYGLLCLGMAYISSQMGPVLQAALSIFGMVGGPLLGLFCLGMFFPCANPPGAIVGLLAGLIMAFWIGIGSIVTNMASGMAPSPSNTSSFFLPSNLTTVTMTTLMPSTTLSKPTGLKRLYSLSYLWYSAHNSTTVIVVGLIVSLLTGGMRGRTLNPRTIYPVLPRLLALLPLSCQKRFHCISYSQVDLSADTAAFPEKMSNGMLKNSRDEAVAVPEEGSAHQGNSPTFILQETSL